One Osmerus eperlanus chromosome 13, fOsmEpe2.1, whole genome shotgun sequence genomic region harbors:
- the inppl1b gene encoding inositol polyphosphate phosphatase-like 1b, with amino-acid sequence MATAAWYHRDISRVHAEDLLARGGRDGSFLVRDSESVPGAYALCVLFQRHVHTYRILPDADGLLAVQTTQGVQVNCFRTLGDLVLGYQNPHKGLVSPLRYPVGQDSEAGDDSSDGDEEKPGSGSSPSSANPAPPTGPAATPPPHTLFLHRLQELCTPSLASEVVSALSEYLRSDLPMDMEGVRRGAPRLRHLHRTLGTACQGLHSEIDLTLSSLETLAKVFDHPTCPLTNSQNLGLVPEVEMDNLLFKISALVSLLSSLEKRVLNALQDAVTNHNLAVQPAPPPEPSPAPVAKSHARPTPVHSFQVKMVRYGRQTVSVDVDTGVLLFDRKTGSFRVETVSHERILQLVKFQSSSAKLRMVVDSHHNTPRELMFESARKREAFCQLLQVMKTRHSQLTEPDVISVFVGTWNMGGSPPPRSLQSWVTCCGLGRTLDDSTALLPHDVYALGTQENPQGEREWTEHVKATLHGHTHFHYKQVAVQSLWNMKLAVFVKPEHESRISHVNTASVKTGLGNTLGNKGAVGISFLFSGTSFGFVNCHLTSGSEKVLRRNQNCADILRLLSLGDKQLSSFDISLRFTHLFWCGDLNYRLDLEVQDILKHVSKRKFEALMCADQLTRERHKRKAFLNFKEEKIEFPPTYRYERGSRDCYLWQKYKTSGVRVNVPSWCDRVLWKSYPDTHITCTSYGCTDDIFTSDHSPVFATFQVGVTSQYVSKIDPNLSMERAWIELEVVEAIVKTASKAKFFIELHSSCLEEIRRSNENDSQSCDVPGFLKLAWSTKQLPKLLPIISDMEYLQDQHLLLSIKSCDGFESYGECCVALRSLVGASEPFETFLSHRGEEMGSIRGRVRVHVPKDRRGTREKIYEWFCFEKDEKDVVRGRLSPQSTRAPFSRSSAIPPKTTASSYTNPAYFIFEGVPVLSKVEEAPPHRRDPQVVWSGNEVLQLPKLSGRWGANRNSTRRSDFTEIEIPAILPHYSSTNELPSTQTNSSYQLFPSKDPPPMPSPPNSTTSLYQDQPSPPRAGKNNAVQDAILPVKNQRNVYMNHSTIYRETTRREPMRYERTDLVQGGKTPSLYPYVSTRVALCLASDPWVVEPPAGTPGDSSLTALQIAKSLSEVDFFPSYHQGSATAGQRSAPRNGPARVTERGCSWEDEMCIHHGAPETVQELLSMLGLQRYTLGLSLNGWDDLHYFSGITEEDLHAAGVINPSHRQRILENLPRIWD; translated from the exons ATGGCCACAGCGGCCTGGTATCACCGGGACATCAGCCGTGTGCATGCAGAGGATTTGCTGGctcgaggagggagggatggcagCTTCCTTGTTAGGGACAGTGAGTCTGTACCTGGAGCCTACGCCCTGTGTGTACT GTTCCAGCGCCATGTTCACACCTATCGTATCCTCCCTGATGCAGACGGCCTTCTTGCAGTTCAG ACAACTCAAGGGGTTCAGGTGAACTGTTTCCGTACACTGGGGGATCTGGTTTTGGGGTACCAGAACCCCCATAAGGGGTTGGTCTCACCCCTGCGGTACCCTGTTGGACAAGACTCTGAAGCTGGGGATGACAGCTCAG ATGGCGATGAAGAGAAGCCGGGAAGcggttcttctccttcttcagcCAACCCAGCCCCTCCTACTGGGCCTGccgccacccctcccccccacaccctcttcctccacagacTGCAGGAACTCTGCACTCCCAG CCTGGCAAGCGAGGTGGTGAGCGCGCTCAGTGAGTACCTCCGCAGTGATCTGCCCATGGACATGGAGGGAGTCCGCAGGGGGGCACCGCGGCTGCGCCACCTTCACCGTACCCTGGGCACAGCCTGCCAGGGCCTCCACAG TGAGATCGACCTGACCCTGTCCAGTCTGGAGACCCTGGCCAAAGTGTTTGATCATCCCACCTGCCCTCTGACCAACTCACAG AACTTGGGGTTGGTTccggaggtggagatggacaaCCTGCTGTTTAAGATCTCAGCCTTAGTCAGTCTTCTCTCGTCCCTGGAGAAGAGG GTGTTGAATGCTCTGCAAGATGCCGTGACCAATCACAATCTGGCTGTGcagcctgcccctccccccgagCCATCCCCTGCTCCTGTGGCCAAGAGCCATGCCAGGCCTACACCTGTTCACTCCTTTCAG gtgaagaTGGTGCGgtatggcagacagacagtgtcaGTGGATGTAGACACGGGAGTACTGCTGTTCGACAGGAAAACTGGCTCGTTCCGGGTGGAGACGGTCTCACATGAGCGCA ttcTGCAGCTTGTCAAGTTCCAGAGCAGCTCGGCCAAGCTCCGCATGGTGGTGGACAGTCATCACAACACACCACGAGAGCTGATGTTTGAGAGTGCCCGA AAGCGAGAAGCCTTCTGTCAGCTGTTGCAGGTGATGAAGACCAGACACTCCCAGCTGACTGAGCCTGATGTCATCTCTGTGTTCGTGGGCACCTGGAACATGG GTGGCTCCCCGCCCCCTCGCAGCCTGCAGTCCTGGGTGACCTGCTGTGGTTTGGGCCGGACGCTGGATGATTCCACCGCTCTGCTCCCTCACGACGTCTACGCCCTGGGCACCCAGGAGAACccgcagggtgagagggagtgGACGGAGCATGTCAAGGCCACACTGCACGGTCACACGCACTTCCACTACAAACAG GTGGCAGTGCAGTCCCTGTGGAACATGAAGCTGGCTGTGTTTGTGAAGCCAGAGCACGAGAGCCGCATCAGCCATGTGAACACAGCCAGTGTGAAGACGGGCCTGGGGAACACACTGG GAAACAAGGGTGCTGTCGGGATCTCCTTCCTCTTCAGCGGAACCTCCTTTGGCTTTGTTAACTGCCATCTGACCTCTGGGAGTGAGAAAGTACTTAG gaGGAACCAGAACTGTGCGGACATCCTACGCCTGCTGTCTCTAGGGGACAAGCAGCTCAGTTCGTTTGATATCAGCCTGCGCTTCACACACCTCTTCTGGTGTGGAGACCTCAACTACCGCCTGGACCTGGAGGTGCAGGACATACTGAAGCACGTGTCCAAGCGAAAGTTTGAGGCGTTGATGTGTGCCGACCAGCTGACCAGAGAGAGGCACAAGAGGAAAGCCTTTCTCAACTTCA aggaggagaagattgaGTTCCCACCCACCTACAGATATGAGCGGGGGTCCAGGGACTGCTACCTATGGCAGAAATACAAGACGTCCGGG GTGCGTGTCAATGTGCCTTCGTGGTGTGACCGTGTTTTGTGGAAAAgctacccagacacacacatcacttgtACCTCCTACG GTTGTACTGATGACATCTTCACCAGCGACCACTCCCCAGTGTTCGCCACCTTCCAAGTTGGTGTGACATCACAGTACGTCTCAAAAATAG ACCCAAACTTGAGCATGGAGCGAGCCTGGATTGAGCTGGAGGTGGTTGAGGCCATTGTGAAGACAGCTAGCAAAGCCAAGTTCTTCATTGAGCTCCATTCGTCCTGCTTAGAAG AGATTCGGCGCTCTAATGAGAATGACTCACAAAGCTGTGATGTGCCTGGCTTCCTGAAACTGGCCTGGTCCACTAAACAGCTGCCCAAA CTTCTTCCAATCATCTCTGACATGGAGTATCTTCAGGATCAGCACCTGCTGTTGTCCATCAAGTCATGTGATGGCTTCGAGTCATATG GTGAGTGCTGTGTGGCGCTGCGCTCCCTCGTCGGCGCGTCTGAGCCGTTTGAGACGTTTCTGAGCCACCGAGGTGAGGAGATGGGCTCCATCAGGGGGAGGGTCCGGGTCCACGTGCccaaggacaggagaggaacgCGGGAGAAGATCTATG AATGGTTCTGCTTTGAGAAAGATGAGAAGGATGTGGTGAGGGGTCGCTTGTCTCCCCAGTCGACTCGAGCTCCATTCAGCCG ATCATCTGCCATTCCTCCTAAGACCACTGCCAGCAGCTACACTAACCCCGCCTACTTCATCTTTGAGGGCGTTCCAGTGCTCAGCAAAGTGGAGGAGGCCCCGCCCCATCGCAGGGACCCTCAGGTTGTTTGGTCAGGTAACGAGGTTCTGCAGCTCCCCAAACTCTCGGGGCGGTGGGGCGCCAACAGGAATTCGACCCGCAGGTCTGACTTCACAGAGATCGAGATCCCGGCCATCCTGCCGCACTACTCCTCAACCAATGAACTTCCTTCAACTCAGACAAACTCCTCCTATCAGCTCTTCCCGTCTAAAGACCCACCTCCCATGCCCTCACCCCCAAACAGCACTACTTCCCTGTACCAGGACCAGCCCTCACCACCCAGGGCTGGTAAAAACAATGCTGTCCAGGACGCCATCCTCCCGGTCAAGAACCAGAGGAACGTGTACATGAACCACTCAACCATCTACAGAGAGACAACCAGGAGGGAACCCATGAGATATGAGCGGACCGACCTGGTCCAGGGCGGTAAGACCCCCTCTCTGTACCCCTATGTATCCACTCGCGTGGCCCTCTGTCTGGCCTCGGACCCCTGGGTGGTGGAGCCTCCGGCTGGGACTCCAGGGGACAGCTCCCTCACCGCCCTGCAGATCGCCAAATCTCTCAGTGAAGTGGACTTCTTCCCCTCGTACCACCAAGGGTCCGCCACGGCCGGTCAGAGGTCAGCCCCGAGGAATGGCCCAGCCAGGGTTACAGAGAGGGGTTGCAGCTGGGAGGATGAG ATGTGCATCCACCATGGGGCTCCAGAGACAGTACAAGAGCTGCTCAGCATGCTGGGACTCCAGAGATATACCCTGGGGCTCAGTCTCAATGGCTGGGACGATCTCCACTACTTCAG TGGAATAACAGAGGAGGATCTGCATGCTGCTGGGGTGATAAACCCTTCGCACCGACAGAGGATCCTGGAGAACCTGCCTAGAATATGGGACTGA
- the p2ry4 gene encoding P2Y purinoceptor 4, protein MISTIYSNLPQNHSVFSSGYSNDSCRFNEEFKYILLPLSYGLVCVLGLVLNSVALWMFITKMRPWNTSTVFMFHLALSDFLYVLSLPTLIYYYGNRSHWPFGVAACKIVRFLFYANLYCSILFLTCISVHRYLGICHPIKALTLVKSHHAHLVCGLVWAAVTVCLVPNLIFVTTTTRDNDMLCHDTTHPEAFEEYVHYSSIVMVLLFAIPFLVIMVCYCQMARALCRPRRGLSPSQQGASRQKSIKLIIVVLVVFAVCFVPFHITRTLYYTSRLLDVKCESLNIINFAYKITRPLASVNSCIDPILYFLAGDHYRSKLMKALTKRSQATVSRSAAYMQTRPKGNPDIALAFKNPDLDRCEPET, encoded by the coding sequence ATGATCTCTACCATCTACAGCAACCTGCCACAGAACCACTCCGTTTTCTCCTCTGGGTATTCCAATGACAGCTGTCGTTTCAATGAGGAGTTTAAGTACATCCTGCTGCCTTTGTCCTATGGCCTGGTATGTGTCCTGGGATTAGTGCTCAACTCTGTCGCTCTGTGGATGTTTATCACCAAGATGCGTCCGTGGAACACCAGCACAGTCTTCATGTTCCACCTGGCGCTGTCGGACTTCCTGTACGTTTTGTCGCTGCCGACGCTCATCTACTACTATGGAAACCGCAGCCACTGGCCCTTCGGTGTGGCCGCCTGCAAGATAGTCCGCTTCCTGTTCTACGCCAACCTCTACTGCAgcatcctcttcctcacctgcaTCAGCGTCCACCGCTACCTGGGTATCTGCCACCCCATTAAGGCTCTCACCCTGGTGAAGTCACACCACGCCCACCTGGTGTGTGGCCTTGTCTGGGCAGCGGTGACTGTGTGCCTGGTGCCCAACCTGATCTTCGTTACTACCACTACCCGGGACAACGACATGCTGTGCCATGACACCACTCACCCGGAGGCCTTCGAAGAGTACGTTCACTACAGTTCCATTGTCATGGTGCTGCTGTTTGCCATTCCCTTCCTGGTTATTATGGTATGTTACTGCCAGATGGCTCGAGCTCTCTGTCGGCCCAGACGAGGCTTGTCCCCCAGCCAGCAGGGGGCCTCGCGGCAGAAATCCATCAAGTTGATCATAGTGGTTCTGGTGGTGTTCGCTGTGTGCTTTGTACCGTTCCACATCACACGCACCCTGTACTACACCTCTCGCCTGCTGGATGTGAAGTGCGAAAGCCTCAACATCATCAACTTTGCCTATAAGATCACCCGGCCGCTGGCCAGCGTGAACAGCTGTATAGACCCCATTCTGTATTTCCTGGCTGGGGATCATTATCGATCAAAGCTAATGAAAGCTCTGACGAAGAGAAGTCAGGCCACAGTCAGTCGTTCGGCCGCATACATGCAAACCCGGCCCAAAGGCAATCCTGACATCGCCCTGGCTTTCAAAAACCCAGATCTTGACAGGTGTGAACCGGAGACATAG